One window from the genome of Echinicola vietnamensis DSM 17526 encodes:
- a CDS encoding glycoside hydrolase family 76 protein: MMKTYKVVLSLLAISGMFTACIEDDLGPLRKDFDQVEEVQYDYAATADSMQNSLYSLYIAQDGVFNFNPGGNYGNYWPNAHALHVYVDAYSRTGDGSYLDKMKKLLHGIRDRNGGTYSNVFNDDMLWLGNACVRAYHETDDAEYLQVAEFLWEDILESYSDVFGGGITWKKDTPNLKNAVSNGPTIVLATRLYRVTQDEKYLTWARELYDWQKANLVDPQTGLVWDHIELIEGEPTVKKDWIFTYNAGTWIGSGLRLYQITGETGYLTDALQTAESAMTRSELSTEGILKNEGQGDGGLFKGIFVRYFTELIQEPAVSDGDKGDLVAFLNFNIETFYTSGLRRPDMLCGPNWRQLPGDQVDLSTQLSGIMLMEAAALLQEEGVLE, from the coding sequence ATGATGAAGACATATAAAGTAGTACTGTCACTATTGGCCATAAGCGGCATGTTTACCGCTTGTATAGAAGATGATTTGGGGCCGCTACGGAAGGATTTTGATCAAGTCGAGGAGGTGCAATATGATTATGCGGCAACAGCGGATTCCATGCAAAACAGCCTCTACTCCCTTTACATTGCCCAAGATGGAGTTTTTAACTTTAATCCGGGCGGGAACTATGGAAATTACTGGCCAAATGCCCATGCGCTTCATGTGTATGTGGATGCCTACTCCAGGACGGGAGATGGCTCCTACCTGGACAAAATGAAAAAATTGCTGCACGGGATTAGAGATCGGAATGGGGGAACCTATTCGAATGTTTTCAATGATGACATGCTCTGGCTGGGCAATGCCTGTGTCCGGGCTTATCATGAAACAGACGATGCCGAATACCTGCAAGTGGCGGAGTTTCTTTGGGAGGATATTCTAGAGAGCTATAGCGACGTTTTTGGAGGAGGGATTACTTGGAAGAAAGATACCCCGAACCTTAAAAATGCGGTGTCCAATGGCCCCACCATCGTTTTGGCCACCAGGCTATACCGCGTGACACAAGATGAAAAATATTTGACTTGGGCAAGGGAGCTTTATGATTGGCAAAAAGCTAACTTGGTCGATCCACAAACCGGTTTGGTTTGGGACCATATCGAACTGATCGAAGGGGAGCCAACCGTGAAAAAGGATTGGATATTTACCTATAATGCCGGCACCTGGATCGGGTCAGGGCTGCGGTTGTATCAAATTACGGGTGAAACAGGCTATTTAACGGATGCCCTGCAAACCGCCGAATCGGCCATGACCAGGTCTGAATTGTCCACAGAAGGGATCCTGAAAAATGAAGGCCAAGGTGATGGTGGGCTGTTTAAAGGGATCTTTGTGCGTTATTTTACCGAACTGATCCAAGAACCCGCGGTGTCCGATGGGGACAAAGGAGATTTGGTGGCCTTTCTTAATTTCAATATTGAAACCTTTTACACGAGCGGCCTAAGACGCCCCGATATGCTCTGTGGTCCTAATTGGCGACAATTGCCGGGCGATCAAGTGGACCTCTCCACCCAACTGTCTGGGATCATGCTGATGGAAGCAGCGGCCTTGTTACAAGAAGAAGGAGTCTTGGAATAG
- a CDS encoding glycoside hydrolase family 125 protein, protein MIRRDFIKTSAAASFGLAMGSGMSLAAGIPFKETNRPPKAQRNFTSKAVENTIDEIKKNIKDKELAWLFENCFPNTLDTTVEYEVNNGEPDTFVITGDIHAMWLRDSSAQVWPYVTLVNKDKKLKKLIQGVINRHNECIIIDPYANAFNNGPAGSEWESDHTDMKPELHERKWEIDSLCYAVRLANGYWKETGDTSIFDDRWEKAMKLVVKTFKEQQRKEDNGPYHFQRTTPRATDTLSGKGYGNPVKPVGLICSAFRPSDDATIFPFLVPSNLFAVQSLRQLATIYRDVKGDVASAKECEELANEVEGALHKYAVAEHLDHGKIYAFEVDGFGNQLFMDDSNVPSLLSMGYLGCLEIDDPIYQNTRNFVLSEDNPYFFSGKAAKGIGGPHVGMDYIWHMSITLQAMTATDDEEIKQCLEWLKTTHAGTGFMHEGFHKDDPDNFTRSWFAWANTLFGELIYTLYKEKPHLLA, encoded by the coding sequence ATGATCAGAAGAGATTTTATAAAAACAAGCGCAGCAGCTTCATTTGGATTGGCGATGGGATCAGGCATGTCCTTGGCTGCAGGAATTCCCTTTAAAGAGACCAATCGCCCCCCAAAAGCCCAACGGAATTTCACCAGCAAGGCTGTAGAGAATACCATTGATGAAATTAAAAAAAACATCAAGGACAAGGAACTGGCTTGGTTGTTTGAAAACTGTTTTCCCAATACCCTGGATACTACAGTGGAATACGAGGTAAATAATGGGGAGCCAGATACATTCGTGATCACAGGAGATATCCATGCCATGTGGTTGCGGGATTCTTCAGCGCAGGTTTGGCCTTATGTTACCTTGGTGAACAAGGACAAAAAGCTGAAAAAGCTTATTCAAGGGGTCATCAACCGCCACAACGAGTGCATCATCATCGATCCTTATGCAAATGCCTTTAACAATGGCCCGGCTGGAAGCGAGTGGGAGAGTGACCACACCGATATGAAACCCGAGCTACACGAGCGCAAATGGGAAATTGATTCCTTATGCTATGCTGTCCGCTTGGCCAATGGCTACTGGAAGGAAACGGGTGATACCAGCATCTTCGATGACCGATGGGAGAAGGCCATGAAGCTGGTCGTCAAAACCTTCAAGGAACAGCAGCGAAAAGAGGACAACGGACCATACCATTTCCAAAGGACCACGCCAAGGGCTACGGACACCTTGTCTGGCAAGGGTTACGGGAATCCTGTAAAGCCGGTTGGTTTGATCTGTTCGGCTTTCCGGCCGTCTGATGATGCCACCATTTTTCCATTTCTCGTGCCTTCAAACCTGTTTGCTGTTCAGTCTCTCCGGCAGTTGGCGACCATTTACAGGGACGTGAAGGGGGATGTTGCTTCTGCCAAGGAATGTGAGGAACTTGCAAATGAAGTGGAAGGGGCACTCCACAAATATGCGGTAGCGGAGCATTTGGATCATGGGAAAATCTATGCTTTTGAAGTGGACGGATTTGGAAACCAGCTCTTCATGGACGATTCCAATGTACCTTCTTTGCTGAGCATGGGGTATTTGGGATGTTTGGAAATAGATGATCCCATCTATCAAAACACCAGAAATTTCGTTTTGAGCGAGGATAATCCCTACTTCTTTTCAGGAAAAGCGGCCAAAGGCATCGGAGGCCCACATGTGGGCATGGACTATATTTGGCACATGAGCATCACCCTACAGGCCATGACTGCGACGGATGATGAAGAGATCAAGCAGTGCCTGGAGTGGCTGAAAACCACCCATGCCGGGACAGGATTTATGCATGAAGGATTCCACAAGGATGATCCGGATAATTTCACCAGAAGTTGGTTTGCATGGGCCAATACCTTGTTTGGTGAGCTGATTTATACCTTGTACAAAGAAAAGCCGCATTTGCTGGCCTAA
- a CDS encoding ROK family protein has product MREHKSIVLGVDVGGSHITVGVVDLTTRAIDRERLVRHPVDSKGSMEEILEAWAGAIAPFCGEGVRSTVQVGIAMPGPFDYDAGISFIDSTQDKYEALYGKNVKELLAKKLGISNAQVRFKNDAACLLQGELFAGIAKGYKRAIGMTLGTGAGTAYYHGTEAHDAARWGEEFGDSIAEEYFSSRWFAKKYLEITGKDLSGVKELVDMKEESWVKDIFETFGCNLGRFLSKFAFEEHAEIIVLGGSISHASDLFLPEAKKVLAQSLPNVSIKKSILGEESALIGAASSWYEG; this is encoded by the coding sequence ATGAGAGAGCATAAATCAATTGTATTAGGCGTAGACGTAGGAGGGTCCCACATTACGGTGGGGGTAGTGGATTTGACGACCCGCGCCATTGATAGGGAACGGCTGGTGCGTCACCCGGTAGATTCCAAGGGCAGCATGGAAGAAATTTTGGAAGCCTGGGCGGGAGCCATCGCCCCTTTTTGTGGCGAAGGAGTACGGTCTACTGTCCAAGTGGGCATTGCGATGCCCGGGCCATTTGATTACGATGCCGGTATTAGTTTTATTGACAGCACCCAAGACAAATATGAGGCGCTCTATGGAAAAAATGTAAAGGAGCTGCTGGCCAAGAAGCTGGGGATTTCCAATGCCCAAGTGCGGTTTAAGAATGATGCGGCCTGCTTATTACAAGGGGAACTCTTTGCTGGAATTGCGAAAGGGTATAAAAGGGCCATTGGCATGACCTTGGGAACAGGAGCGGGAACGGCCTATTATCACGGTACTGAAGCCCATGATGCAGCCCGTTGGGGAGAGGAGTTTGGAGACAGCATCGCAGAGGAATATTTTTCCTCCAGATGGTTTGCCAAGAAATACCTGGAAATAACGGGGAAAGACCTCAGCGGTGTAAAGGAGTTAGTGGACATGAAAGAGGAAAGCTGGGTGAAGGATATATTTGAAACGTTTGGCTGCAATTTGGGAAGGTTTTTAAGCAAATTTGCCTTTGAAGAACATGCTGAGATCATCGTGCTGGGAGGAAGTATTTCCCATGCATCGGATTTATTTCTTCCCGAGGCAAAAAAAGTCCTGGCGCAATCCCTCCCAAACGTTTCCATAAAAAAGAGTATATTGGGCGAAGAGTCAGCCCTTATCGGTGCGGCAAGCAGCTGGTATGAAGGATGA
- a CDS encoding GH92 family glycosyl hydrolase, with protein MKRSLSFSLLIILALHLVGCGAVSKEEAGLSRYVNPFIGTAPLTDPAQIGYTPPEGWRVWAGLTYPGSSLPNAMVQLSPITQFGSGAGYEYEDTEIIGFTHTNKGHWNLCNIPILPISADAKAPFKSTFSHDREKASPGYYEVYLEDYQVKARLTSTLRAGVHEYTFENNEGRTILFDLAKANNGVSDWEISNPSVRTLQGFQRVGRDKVHFYVTLSQDIAAMDVIQEGSKEGYAKIQLADGSSAPVVLKIGLSYVSEANAAENLQQEVGDKSFEDIHQLAVKTWDKLLGHIKVKGGSDKEKTLFYTSLYRSFQWPALRSDVNGQFADERGKTKKADFRYYTLPSLWDTYRNKVVLLSIMQPAVTADVIQSLVERGTHSGFIPTFFHGDHAAPFITGAYRRGITDFEVEKAYEYLLNNAYKEGGTRPYIKEYIEKGYISDPAVENPHVETKAKAGVSKTLEFAYDDYSLAQFAKVMGDKEHYEDLIKRGQNYRNVFDPSVNFMRGRLENGDWISPFNPTYPYYEYMYREANAWQLSFYVPHDMTGLVELYGGADPFEKKLDTLFSKPWNPEYIARNVSGFMGQYCHGNQPDHEAPFSYYFVDKPEKSQAIIDKLLADYYGIGEHGLALSGMDDAGEMSSWYTWNAMGLYPLSPADPEYLVTIPVFEEVEWTMPSGEKLVITNPSGGRSLKGIEVDGKQIDGYFVPHEVLERGGQVTLITE; from the coding sequence ATGAAGCGTTCTTTGTCCTTTAGCTTACTGATCATCTTAGCCTTGCATTTGGTGGGCTGTGGTGCTGTTTCGAAAGAGGAAGCAGGCTTATCCCGCTACGTCAATCCTTTTATTGGTACGGCACCTTTGACAGATCCAGCGCAGATTGGCTATACACCGCCAGAAGGATGGCGGGTCTGGGCTGGTTTGACCTATCCGGGGTCCTCTCTTCCCAATGCCATGGTGCAGCTGAGCCCCATCACCCAGTTTGGGTCTGGCGCAGGATATGAGTATGAGGATACCGAGATCATTGGATTTACCCATACCAACAAAGGACATTGGAATCTCTGTAATATTCCCATTTTACCGATCAGTGCCGATGCGAAGGCACCTTTCAAATCCACGTTTAGCCATGACCGGGAAAAGGCCTCTCCGGGGTATTATGAAGTTTACCTGGAGGATTATCAGGTAAAGGCAAGGCTGACCAGCACCTTACGTGCCGGCGTTCACGAGTACACTTTTGAAAACAATGAAGGCAGAACAATTCTCTTTGATTTGGCGAAGGCCAATAACGGAGTGTCCGACTGGGAAATTTCCAATCCTTCGGTCAGGACCCTGCAAGGTTTTCAGCGGGTGGGACGGGACAAGGTCCACTTTTATGTAACCCTCAGCCAAGATATAGCAGCGATGGACGTCATCCAGGAAGGCAGCAAAGAAGGCTATGCCAAAATCCAATTGGCCGATGGAAGTTCAGCTCCTGTCGTGCTTAAGATCGGTCTTTCATATGTCAGTGAAGCGAATGCAGCGGAAAACCTGCAGCAAGAAGTGGGAGACAAGTCCTTTGAAGACATCCATCAGTTGGCAGTAAAGACGTGGGACAAGCTCCTGGGGCATATCAAGGTGAAAGGGGGAAGCGACAAGGAAAAGACCCTGTTTTATACCTCACTTTACCGGTCCTTTCAGTGGCCTGCACTGCGCAGTGACGTGAATGGGCAATTCGCGGATGAACGTGGAAAAACCAAAAAAGCGGATTTTCGCTATTATACCTTGCCATCGCTTTGGGATACTTATCGTAACAAGGTGGTGCTGCTGAGCATCATGCAGCCAGCGGTGACGGCCGATGTGATCCAGTCCCTTGTCGAAAGGGGCACTCATTCAGGGTTTATCCCCACATTTTTTCATGGTGATCATGCGGCCCCTTTCATCACCGGGGCATACCGTAGGGGCATTACGGATTTTGAGGTAGAAAAGGCCTATGAATACCTGCTGAACAATGCCTACAAAGAAGGCGGCACCCGTCCGTATATCAAGGAGTACATCGAAAAAGGGTATATTTCCGATCCGGCAGTAGAAAATCCCCACGTAGAAACCAAGGCCAAAGCCGGGGTTTCCAAGACCTTGGAATTTGCTTATGACGATTATTCGCTGGCGCAGTTTGCCAAAGTCATGGGGGATAAAGAGCATTATGAAGACTTGATCAAGAGAGGGCAAAATTACAGGAATGTGTTTGACCCGTCGGTAAATTTTATGCGGGGAAGGTTGGAAAATGGGGATTGGATCAGCCCGTTCAACCCAACATATCCCTACTACGAATACATGTATCGTGAAGCCAATGCGTGGCAATTGTCCTTTTATGTGCCCCATGACATGACAGGCTTGGTGGAGCTTTACGGAGGAGCTGATCCGTTCGAAAAGAAATTGGATACCTTGTTTTCCAAACCATGGAACCCGGAGTACATTGCGCGGAATGTCAGTGGGTTTATGGGACAGTATTGCCATGGGAACCAGCCTGATCATGAAGCACCCTTTTCGTACTATTTTGTCGATAAACCTGAAAAATCCCAAGCGATAATCGACAAGTTATTGGCGGATTATTATGGTATTGGCGAGCATGGACTGGCACTATCAGGAATGGACGATGCCGGAGAAATGTCCTCCTGGTACACTTGGAATGCCATGGGGCTTTATCCGCTCAGTCCAGCAGATCCGGAGTATTTGGTGACCATACCAGTATTCGAGGAAGTGGAGTGGACCATGCCATCAGGGGAGAAATTGGTGATAACCAATCCCTCAGGAGGAAGAAGTTTGAAGGGGATTGAAGTTGATGGAAAGCAAATAGATGGTTATTTTGTGCCGCATGAGGTATTGGAGCGGGGAGGACAAGTGACTTTAATTACTGAATAA